From one Malus sylvestris chromosome 1, drMalSylv7.2, whole genome shotgun sequence genomic stretch:
- the LOC126628644 gene encoding receptor-like protein EIX1, which produces MRVVLLLIRFLAIATSTFSIGLCNGNPGWPPLCKESERRALLMFKQDLKDPANQLASWVAEEGSDCCSWTRVVCDHMTGHIQELHLNNTNPYWDFDSSFGGKINPSLLSLKHLNFLDLSNNNFSGTQIPSFFGSMTSLTHLNLAYSLFDGVIPHKLGNLSSLRHLNLSLNDLKVENLQWISGLSLLKHLDLSYVNLSKASDWLQVTNMLPSLVELDMSYCHLHQIPPLPTPNFTSLVVLDLSRNIFNSLMPRWVFSLKNLVSIHLSACGFQGPIPSISQNITSLREIDLSSNYISLDPIPKWLFNQKDLALSLESNELTGQLPSIIQNMTGLKVLDLGWNDFNSTIPEWLYSLNNLESLLLSYNALRGEISSSIGNMTSLVNLHLDGNQLEGKIPNSLGHLCKLKVLDLSENHFTVRRPSEIFESLSKCGPDGIKSLSLRYTNISGPIPMSLGNLSSLEKLYISGNHFNGTFTEVIGQLKMLMDLEISYNSLEGAVSEVSFSNLTKLKHFIAKGNSFTLKTSRDWVPPFQLEILQLDSWHLGPEWPMWLRTQTQLKELSLSGTGISSTIPTWFWNLTFHVQYLNLSRNQLYGQIQNIVAGPLSTVDLGSNQFTGALPIVPTSIMWLDLSNSSFSGSVFQFFCDRPDEPNHEDEKHLIPIILEWT; this is translated from the coding sequence ATGAGAGTTGTTTTACTACTAATCAGGTTTCTAGCCATTGCAACCAGTACTTTCAGTATTGGTTTATGCAATGGAAATCCAGGTTGGCCTCCACTTTGCAAAGAGAGCGAAAGACGAGCACTTCTGATGTTCAAGCAAGATCTCAAGGACCCTGCCAATCAGCTTGCATCGTGGGTTGCAGAAGAAGGTTCAGACTGTTGTAGTTGGACAAGAGTAGTCTGTGATCACATGACCGGCCACATCCAGGAGCTGCACCTTAATAATACCAACCCTTATTGGGATTTCGACTCTTCCTTCGGTGGTAAGATAAATCCTTCTTTGCTCAGTTTAAAGCATCTCAACTTCTTGGACTTGAGTAACAATAATTTCAGTGGAACACAAATTCCTAGTTTCTTTGGTTCTATGACAAGTTTAACACACCTTAATCTTGCGTACTCATTGTTTGATGGAGTAATTCCTCATAAACTGGGAAATCTCTCCAGTCTGCGCCATCTCAATCTCAGTTTAAACGATCTGAAGGTTGAAAACCTTCAGTGGATTTCTGGTCTTTCTCTGCTGAAACACTTAGACTTGAGTTATGTAAATCTTAGCAAAGCATCTGACTGGTTGCAAGTTACAAACATGCTCCCTTCTTTGGTAGAGTTAGACATGTCCTATTGTCATCTTCATCAAATCCCCCCTCTACCCACCCCAAATTTTACTTCCCTGGTCGTCCTTGATCTTTCTAGAAACATTTTTAATTCTTTGATGCCGAGGTGGGTTTTCAGTCTTAAAAATCTAGTTTCTATTCATCTTAGTGCTTGTGGTTTCCAAGGTCCAATTCCTAGCATTTCACAGAATATCACATCTTTGAGGGAAATTGATTTGTCATCCAATTATATTAGTCTTGATCCGATTCCCAAATGGCTGTTTAACCAAAAAGATCTTGCATTGAGTCTAGAATCCAATGAACTTACAGGACAACTTCCAAGCATCATTCAGAATATGACTGGTCTTAAAGTTCTTGATCTCGGATGGAACGACTTCAATTCTACCATACCTGAATGGTTGTATAGCTTGAACAATCTCGAGTCTTTACTTCTTTCTTACAATGCCTTGCGTGGTGAAATATCGAGTTCCATTGGAAACATGACATCTCTTGTCAATCTTCACTTGGATGGTAATCAGTTGGAAGGGAAAATCCCAAATTCCTTGGGACATCTTTGTAAGTTGAAAGTTCTTGATCTGTCAGAGAACCATTTCACGGTTCGAAGACCATCCGAAATCTTCGAAAGTTTGTCCAAATGTGGTCCAGATGGAATAAAGTCATTGTCATTGAGGTATACTAATATATCAGGTCCCATTCCAATGTCACTAGGAAATCTGTCAAGCTTAGAAAAATTGTACATATCTGGAAATCATTTTAATGGAACTTTCACAGAAGTTATTGGTCAACTCAAAATGCTAATGGATTTGGAAATATCTTATAATTCGTTAGAAGGTGCAGTGTCGGAAGTGTCTTTTAGCAACCTTACAAAGTTGAAGCATTTCATTGCAAAAGGAAACTCATTTACTCTGAAAACCAGTCGAGATTGGGTTCCTCCTTTTCAACTTGAAATTTTGCAGCTGGATTCCTGGCATTTGGGGCCTGAATGGCCAATGTGGTTGCGGACACAAACGCAATTAAAAGAACTAAGCTTGTCTGGTACAGGAATTTCAAGTACTATTCCTACTTGGTTTTGGAACTTAACTTTCCATGTACAGTATCTGAATCTCTCTCGCAATCAATTGTATGGGCAGATTCAAAATATAGTTGCTGGTCCTCTTTCAACAGTTGATCTTGGTTCTAACCAATTCACTGGTGCATTGCCTATTGTTCCCACCTCAATAATGTGGCTagatctttccaattcatcattTTCTGGATCTGTTTTCCAGTTCTTCTGTGATAGGCCGGATGAACCAAATCATGAAGATGAAAAACATTTGATCCCAATTATCCTTGAATGGACCTAA
- the LOC126630618 gene encoding uncharacterized protein LOC126630618 isoform X2, whose protein sequence is MFSLICLETLKTFLTMMIMEFRIMIHPEQQGRICCLCQQGGKNLDVVLGEAVAVDGASVHSSDVVYAAFELRLRSLVPRPPLKYVFQFVWEVIFGRFGTGCFQQWG, encoded by the exons ATGTTCTCTTTGATCTGTCTTG AAACGCTAAAGACATTCTTGACGATGATGATAATGGAGTTCAGGATTATGATTCACCCCGAACAACAAGGACGGATATGCTGTCTATGCCAACAAGGGGGTAAG AACTTGGATGTCGTCCTCGGAGAAGCCGTTGCGGTCGACGGGGCATCAGTGCATTCGTCTGACGTCGTTTATGCAGCCTTTGAGCTCCGCCTTCGTTCCTTG GTGCCACGACCGCCACTCAAATACGTTTTTCAATTTGT GTGGGAGGTAATATTTGGGCGTTTTGGCACCGGGTGTTTCCAGCAATGGGGATAA
- the LOC126630618 gene encoding uncharacterized protein LOC126630618 isoform X1 produces the protein MFSLICLETLKTFLTMMIMEFRIMIHPEQQGRICCLCQQGGKVRYSFRHVFMVACHFPRTFNCCCIVEYLKNDQNLDVVLGEAVAVDGASVHSSDVVYAAFELRLRSLVPRPPLKYVFQFVWEVIFGRFGTGCFQQWG, from the exons ATGTTCTCTTTGATCTGTCTTG AAACGCTAAAGACATTCTTGACGATGATGATAATGGAGTTCAGGATTATGATTCACCCCGAACAACAAGGACGGATATGCTGTCTATGCCAACAAGGGGGTAAGGTGAGATATAGTTTTCGTCATGTCTTTATGGTAGCTTGTCATTTtccaaggacttttaattgcTGCTGCATTGTTGAATACCTTAAGAATGATCAGAACTTGGATGTCGTCCTCGGAGAAGCCGTTGCGGTCGACGGGGCATCAGTGCATTCGTCTGACGTCGTTTATGCAGCCTTTGAGCTCCGCCTTCGTTCCTTG GTGCCACGACCGCCACTCAAATACGTTTTTCAATTTGT GTGGGAGGTAATATTTGGGCGTTTTGGCACCGGGTGTTTCCAGCAATGGGGATAA